A single region of the Hyalangium ruber genome encodes:
- a CDS encoding sensor histidine kinase, protein MAIFDSSGRLAECSAEFAQLLGAQPQKLLGRAYEELSLSSGSSALSLVRQAQETGKAASQELTVGQALLRVIAQPLLAREGGAPRVAVTLAALEQAPVPQEQMQWLETEFARFRSLFEHLPLIVWTVRPNGAPDYHNQFWYAFTGLPEGPIDPDSWRQIIHPEDLPKLIQNWTHSLATGEPYEMECRYRRHDGAWIWHRIRNLPVRDAEGRIVSWLGCSIDIQESRAAVEQAKEEQRKSEQVRAALDTFFDAVPAGMALFDDQLRYMRINRSLAEINGLSVEAHIGHTTRELFPELNPHPEGLLRQVLSTGKTVVFESTGKTPASDDELTWMACTAPVRAPDGHHLGVATVILDISYRKRAEAERDRLIAALERSNRELDQFAYVASHDLKAPLRGITNLAQWIGDDLQEVMTDETRKQLRMLMGRAHRMEALINGILDYSRAGRVREHPENVDVGVLLTETIEMLSPTPPASIQVESQMPVLHSERVPLQQIFLNLLSNALKHSMRPDALVRVSCTETGDGWEFSVADNGPGIPAEYHERIWGIFQTLRARDEVEGTGIGLSVVKKIVEARGGAVRVESAAGQGATFFFTWPKSAPKK, encoded by the coding sequence ATGGCAATCTTTGACTCCTCCGGCCGGCTGGCCGAGTGCAGCGCGGAGTTCGCGCAGCTGCTCGGAGCCCAACCCCAGAAACTCCTCGGCCGCGCGTACGAGGAGCTTTCTCTCTCGTCGGGGAGCTCCGCCCTGTCCCTGGTCCGACAGGCGCAGGAGACGGGGAAGGCCGCCTCCCAGGAACTCACCGTGGGTCAGGCCCTGCTGCGGGTCATCGCCCAGCCGCTCCTGGCTCGCGAGGGCGGCGCTCCTCGTGTGGCCGTGACCCTCGCGGCGCTCGAGCAGGCGCCAGTGCCACAGGAACAGATGCAGTGGCTCGAGACGGAGTTCGCCCGGTTCCGCTCGTTGTTCGAGCATCTGCCGCTGATCGTCTGGACCGTGCGACCCAACGGCGCGCCCGACTACCACAACCAGTTCTGGTACGCGTTCACTGGCCTTCCCGAGGGCCCGATCGATCCCGATTCGTGGCGGCAAATCATCCATCCGGAGGACCTCCCCAAGCTCATCCAGAACTGGACCCATAGCCTGGCCACCGGCGAGCCCTACGAGATGGAGTGCCGCTACCGGCGGCACGATGGCGCCTGGATCTGGCATCGCATCCGAAACCTTCCCGTGCGCGATGCGGAGGGTCGCATCGTCTCCTGGCTTGGTTGCAGCATCGACATCCAGGAAAGCCGGGCCGCCGTCGAACAGGCGAAGGAGGAACAACGCAAGTCGGAGCAGGTACGCGCGGCGCTCGATACCTTCTTCGATGCCGTCCCCGCGGGCATGGCGCTCTTCGACGATCAGCTGCGCTACATGCGCATCAACCGATCCCTGGCGGAGATCAACGGCCTGTCCGTCGAGGCCCACATCGGGCATACGACGCGCGAGCTGTTCCCGGAGTTGAACCCCCATCCGGAAGGGCTCCTGCGCCAGGTCCTCTCCACGGGAAAGACGGTGGTCTTCGAGAGTACCGGCAAGACGCCCGCCTCCGACGATGAGCTCACCTGGATGGCATGCACGGCGCCCGTGCGCGCGCCGGATGGCCACCATCTGGGGGTGGCCACCGTGATCCTGGATATTTCGTATCGCAAGCGCGCCGAGGCCGAGCGCGATCGGCTCATCGCCGCCCTCGAGCGCAGCAACCGCGAGCTCGATCAGTTCGCCTATGTCGCGAGCCACGATCTCAAGGCGCCCCTGCGAGGCATCACCAACCTGGCGCAGTGGATCGGGGATGACCTGCAGGAGGTCATGACCGATGAGACGCGCAAGCAGTTGCGGATGCTGATGGGGCGAGCCCACCGCATGGAGGCGCTCATCAACGGCATCCTCGACTACAGCCGTGCCGGGCGGGTGCGCGAACACCCCGAGAACGTCGACGTGGGAGTGCTCCTGACCGAGACCATCGAGATGCTCTCCCCGACGCCTCCAGCCTCCATCCAGGTCGAGAGCCAAATGCCTGTATTGCACTCCGAGCGAGTGCCCCTTCAGCAGATCTTCCTCAACCTCCTGAGCAACGCGCTCAAGCACTCCATGCGCCCGGATGCACTCGTGCGCGTGAGCTGCACCGAGACGGGCGATGGCTGGGAGTTCTCCGTCGCCGACAACGGCCCCGGGATCCCCGCCGAGTACCACGAGCGGATCTGGGGAATCTTCCAGACGCTGCGGGCGCGGGATGAGGTGGAGGGGACAGGGATTGGCTTGTCGGTGGTCAAGAAGATCGTCGAGGCCCGTGGAGGAGCCGTGAGGGTGGAGTCCGCCGCGGGGCAAGGGGCCACCTTCTTCTTCACCTGGCCCAAATCCGCCCCGAAGAAATAA
- a CDS encoding response regulator, whose product MRTLNILLVEDDEVDVMNVQRSFKKNNISNPLYVAGNGVDALEMLRSGKVPAQNRLILLDINMPKMNGIEFLRALRADPVLRTSPVVVLTTSNDDKDRMESFQLNVAGYLLKPVTFGSFVELMLALNKYWILVEMP is encoded by the coding sequence ATGCGAACCCTGAACATCCTGCTGGTTGAAGACGATGAAGTGGATGTGATGAACGTCCAGCGGTCTTTCAAGAAGAACAACATCAGCAATCCGCTCTATGTGGCGGGCAATGGCGTCGATGCGCTGGAGATGCTGCGCAGCGGCAAGGTGCCCGCGCAGAACCGGCTCATCCTGCTGGACATCAACATGCCGAAGATGAACGGCATCGAGTTCCTGCGAGCCTTACGCGCTGACCCGGTGCTTCGCACGAGTCCGGTGGTGGTGCTCACCACATCCAACGACGACAAGGACCGGATGGAGAGCTTTCAGCTCAACGTGGCGGGGTACCTGCTCAAGCCGGTGACTTTCGGCTCCTTCGTGGAGCTGATGCTGGCCCTGAACAAGTATTGGATATTGGTGGAAATGCCTTGA